A window of the Parabacteroides merdae ATCC 43184 genome harbors these coding sequences:
- a CDS encoding ABC transporter ATP-binding protein has product MIKIEGLSKFFRTEEVETIALNGVSMEVKDGEFVAIMGPSGCGKSTLLNILGLLDNPTSGDYYLADREVGHLKEKERTQVRKGNIGFVFQSFNLIDELNVFENVELPLTYLKVKASERKQMVNDILKRMNISHRANHFPQQLSGGQQQRVAIARAVVSNPKIILADEPTGNLDSKNGAEVMQLLTELNKEGTTIVMVTHSKHDASFAHRVINLFDGSIVSSVNEFI; this is encoded by the coding sequence ATGATTAAAATTGAAGGATTAAGTAAGTTTTTCCGTACGGAAGAGGTGGAAACGATCGCGTTGAACGGCGTGTCGATGGAAGTGAAGGATGGTGAGTTTGTGGCAATCATGGGCCCTTCCGGCTGTGGCAAGTCCACCTTGCTGAATATCCTGGGCCTGTTGGACAACCCGACATCGGGCGACTATTACCTGGCGGACAGGGAAGTCGGACACTTGAAAGAAAAAGAACGTACGCAGGTGCGTAAAGGAAATATCGGTTTCGTGTTCCAGAGTTTCAATCTGATCGACGAACTGAATGTCTTTGAAAACGTGGAGTTGCCGCTTACCTATCTCAAAGTAAAGGCAAGCGAGCGCAAGCAGATGGTCAATGACATCTTGAAGCGCATGAACATCAGCCACCGAGCCAACCACTTTCCACAGCAGCTTTCCGGAGGTCAGCAGCAGCGTGTCGCCATCGCCCGTGCCGTTGTTTCGAATCCGAAAATCATCCTTGCCGATGAGCCGACCGGTAACCTGGACTCCAAAAACGGAGCCGAAGTGATGCAGCTCTTGACCGAACTGAACAAAGAAGGAACCACCATTGTTATGGTGACACACTCCAAACACGATGCGAGCTTCGCCCACCGGGTGATCAACCTGTTCGACGGAAGTATCGTGTCGTCCGTAAACGAATTCATTTAA
- a CDS encoding ABC transporter permease, with protein MNNLLNIKSFLKFLSRNKGYTAIDVFGLSVSLMFVILIAVYVERELNIDKQQANYDRIVAVGNEDFLESAVPVSYWLEERYPEIEKVCPVITDQGKSKQIFYGDKKLTADLVYADSTFFGLFSFKILDGDRDRLLEDPYSAVVSESFARKIFGNDDPIGKSLRISDSTSVMVTGVMEDINRSVIPNADLLVRIERVTEFNQSLSKTNPGNAGSCVSFLLLKPGMDLKGRTDEIQSFFKERYWIYRYDFVKEARVVPLSDIYFGNTASHSLNQGDKRFSLVLMSVGILILIFAIINYINLTVAQAGQRAKEMATRRLLGSSRVELFLRLMLEATFLTVVSFAIGLMFAKAALPYANDLLQVRLTFDVLATPLWIGAILLFIVLTGALSGVLPALMISSAKPIDVVRGTFRRQTKMVFSKVFITFQNVITIAMIAASLTMYLQIDHLIHAPLGYNTTNIIESYNIFRSKSEMERAEDMLRQLPMVKAVGHSNGTPSSGTNNMSGTYEDKSLSFQQIQVDSAAFRIFGFEIKSDNRVANADGGWYLNELAFKQMELSEDAPSFRWGEDVTPVLGVIRDFQLRDITQENSPVMFRFRNMESGWWPWSYVVEVQGDPVEAYESVRKVFEEVSGVPFEGQFIDQGIRTHFESQIRLAKIVVIFACIAILISLLGLLAMSTYFILQRSQEVAIRKVFGSDNRGILVRLVGTFLTYVGIAFVIATPLSWYFMKQWLADYSYRIALSPLIFIVAGLFCLLISFLAVFFQSWKAANANPVESVKNN; from the coding sequence ATGAATAATCTGTTGAATATAAAATCTTTTCTGAAATTCCTGAGCCGGAACAAGGGGTACACGGCGATCGACGTCTTCGGGCTGTCTGTTTCGCTGATGTTCGTGATCCTGATTGCGGTGTATGTGGAACGGGAATTGAATATCGACAAACAGCAGGCGAATTACGACCGAATCGTCGCCGTCGGCAATGAAGATTTCCTGGAATCGGCCGTCCCGGTTTCCTATTGGCTGGAAGAGCGGTATCCGGAGATCGAGAAAGTCTGTCCGGTCATCACGGATCAAGGGAAGAGTAAACAAATTTTTTATGGAGACAAGAAGTTGACTGCCGATCTCGTATATGCGGATTCGACGTTTTTCGGCCTCTTTTCGTTCAAGATACTCGATGGCGACCGCGACCGGCTTTTGGAAGATCCTTATAGCGCGGTCGTTTCGGAAAGCTTTGCCCGTAAGATATTCGGTAATGACGATCCGATCGGGAAGAGCTTGCGCATCAGCGACTCGACGAGTGTCATGGTTACCGGTGTCATGGAAGACATCAACCGTTCGGTGATTCCGAATGCGGACCTGTTGGTGCGTATCGAGCGGGTGACGGAGTTCAACCAATCACTGTCGAAGACGAATCCGGGTAACGCCGGCTCGTGCGTCTCGTTCCTGTTGCTGAAGCCGGGGATGGACTTGAAGGGGCGGACGGATGAGATACAGAGCTTTTTCAAAGAGCGGTATTGGATTTACCGGTATGATTTCGTGAAGGAAGCACGCGTTGTTCCACTTTCGGATATCTATTTCGGAAATACGGCGTCGCATAGCTTGAACCAAGGCGACAAGCGCTTTTCGTTGGTCTTGATGTCCGTCGGCATTCTGATCCTGATTTTCGCGATCATCAACTATATAAACCTGACGGTGGCACAGGCCGGCCAGCGGGCGAAGGAGATGGCGACACGCCGCCTCTTGGGGTCTTCGCGTGTGGAACTGTTCCTGCGGTTGATGTTGGAGGCTACTTTCCTGACAGTCGTTTCGTTTGCCATCGGGCTGATGTTTGCCAAGGCGGCACTGCCGTATGCCAATGACTTGTTGCAGGTGCGCTTGACGTTCGATGTGCTGGCGACACCGCTTTGGATAGGGGCGATCCTCCTGTTTATCGTGTTGACGGGAGCTTTGTCGGGGGTGCTTCCGGCATTGATGATCTCATCGGCCAAACCGATCGACGTGGTACGCGGGACGTTCCGCCGGCAGACGAAGATGGTGTTCAGCAAGGTCTTCATCACGTTCCAGAATGTGATCACGATCGCCATGATCGCCGCCTCGCTGACGATGTATCTCCAGATCGACCATCTGATCCACGCGCCGTTGGGCTACAACACGACGAACATAATCGAATCGTATAACATTTTCCGTTCCAAAAGCGAGATGGAACGGGCGGAAGATATGTTGCGCCAGCTTCCGATGGTCAAGGCTGTCGGCCATAGCAACGGAACACCTTCGAGCGGGACGAACAATATGAGTGGAACTTACGAGGACAAATCGCTCAGCTTCCAGCAGATACAGGTCGACAGCGCCGCTTTCCGCATTTTCGGTTTCGAGATCAAGTCGGACAACCGGGTGGCCAACGCCGATGGGGGGTGGTATTTGAACGAGCTGGCTTTTAAACAGATGGAATTGTCGGAAGATGCCCCTTCTTTCAGGTGGGGCGAAGATGTGACACCCGTCTTAGGGGTGATCCGTGATTTCCAGTTGAGGGACATTACGCAGGAAAATTCGCCGGTAATGTTCCGTTTCCGGAATATGGAATCAGGCTGGTGGCCGTGGAGCTACGTGGTCGAGGTGCAGGGTGATCCCGTCGAGGCATACGAGTCCGTGCGCAAAGTCTTCGAGGAGGTGTCGGGTGTTCCTTTCGAGGGACAGTTTATCGACCAGGGCATCCGTACGCATTTCGAATCGCAGATTCGTCTGGCCAAGATCGTGGTGATCTTCGCCTGCATTGCGATCCTGATCTCGCTGTTGGGTTTGCTTGCGATGTCGACCTATTTCATCCTGCAACGTTCGCAGGAGGTAGCGATCCGCAAGGTGTTCGGTTCGGACAACCGGGGAATCTTGGTGCGCCTCGTCGGTACGTTCCTGACATATGTCGGGATTGCGTTCGTGATCGCGACGCCGTTGAGCTGGTATTTCATGAAGCAATGGCTGGCGGACTATAGCTACCGGATCGCGCTTAGCCCGCTGATTTTCATCGTTGCTGGTCTTTTCTGCCTCCTGATCTCCTTCCTGGCGGTATTCTTCCAAAGTTGGAAGGCGGCGAATGCAAATCCGGTAGAAAGCGTGAAAAACAATTGA
- a CDS encoding DUF6261 family protein — translation MSEIKGFDLSRLTQDENFGFHSFAIVEFEKCKDSKITEFVNNYKVKYNVFDGSMKVSGGENVLSYDVTRLDKVRDDAYRGLKRQNNVAMNDFDPVIAEIARQIDIILRRNGDPCSLPYLAENSAVINLIQDLEEFDNHSEEEERPGELSDPTNSPLDGVSLEDVTNRLQMAGLERWVMRLKEANEKFISFFTNRNSQQATIVTGATKAARQETDAAYRAVVKRLNALAEVNGETDYLEIINNINRLIDRQKAILATRKTINAKRATQKPEGGGKPGEERPGEL, via the coding sequence ATGTCTGAAATTAAAGGTTTTGATTTATCCCGTCTTACCCAAGACGAAAATTTTGGCTTCCACAGTTTCGCGATCGTGGAGTTTGAGAAATGCAAAGACTCCAAAATCACAGAGTTCGTAAACAACTACAAAGTTAAATACAACGTATTTGACGGTTCCATGAAAGTCAGCGGCGGCGAAAACGTCCTCTCCTATGATGTCACCCGCCTCGACAAGGTCCGTGACGATGCCTACAGAGGATTAAAACGCCAGAACAATGTCGCGATGAATGATTTCGATCCGGTGATCGCCGAGATCGCCCGCCAAATCGATATCATCCTGCGCCGCAACGGCGATCCCTGCTCACTGCCTTACCTGGCTGAAAACAGTGCTGTGATAAACCTGATCCAGGATTTGGAAGAATTTGACAACCACTCGGAAGAAGAAGAACGCCCCGGCGAACTGTCCGATCCGACCAACTCGCCGTTGGACGGTGTTTCGCTGGAAGACGTCACGAACCGTCTCCAGATGGCCGGCCTCGAAAGATGGGTGATGCGATTGAAGGAAGCGAATGAGAAATTCATCTCCTTCTTCACCAACCGCAACAGCCAGCAGGCTACCATCGTCACCGGCGCGACCAAAGCGGCCCGCCAGGAAACCGATGCCGCCTACCGCGCTGTCGTCAAACGCCTCAACGCGCTGGCCGAAGTGAACGGCGAGACGGACTATCTGGAGATCATCAATAACATCAACCGTCTCATCGACCGCCAGAAAGCCATCCTCGCCACCCGCAAAACCATCAACGCCAAAAGAGCCACCCAAAAGCCGGAAGGCGGCGGCAAGCCGGGGGAGGAAAGACCGGGGGAACTGTAA
- a CDS encoding sensor histidine kinase, with protein sequence MVKIESTTNSRIPFSQRLFWSIFAMFLGFTACFLLFQYQREREFAQEKLNNVLGNYNYQLFRRTQQTEDINQVVHQFIDDIPQKDLRVTIIDPAGKVLFDNSGAEEFNNHNDRSEVRKARLYNEGFAIRSSNSTGKRYFYTATNIGGYIYRSALPWDPYTQRVLTIDKDFIYFMALMTLIFFFVLSRFTFSIGRTISKLRDFALNVEKDRIPENEYVFPNDELGDISKNIVGLYHRQQKAKDELSMEREKLIKHFQYAKEGFAMFTPEGREILSNILFVQFANLISDMQIRQSEDAVDIPELEPIHLFLSKNIPNTNRKRKVLRESVTVDKNGKIFLIECILFLDNSYEISINDISRQEEESRMKRQLTQNVAHELKTPVSSIQGYLETIISNPQLPDDKRQFFLERCYSQSTRLTGLLRDISVLNRLDEASEMFELSEVNIQKLVGEIEKECSKEMEEKKITTEVALPGNPTIYGNYSLLYSIFRNLYDNAIAYAGEGIHITVSCYKEDPKFYYFSFSDNGVGVSEEHVNRIFERFYRVDKGRSRKVGGTGLGLSIVKNGVNFHKGQISAKSGLGKGMTFFFTLKKKI encoded by the coding sequence ATGGTCAAGATAGAATCAACGACAAACAGCAGAATACCTTTCAGCCAGCGACTTTTCTGGTCGATATTCGCCATGTTCCTGGGGTTCACGGCTTGCTTCCTGTTGTTCCAGTATCAGCGGGAACGGGAGTTTGCCCAAGAGAAGTTGAACAACGTGTTGGGGAATTACAACTACCAGTTGTTCCGCCGCACGCAACAGACTGAGGATATCAACCAGGTGGTTCACCAGTTTATCGACGACATCCCCCAAAAGGATCTTCGCGTGACCATTATCGATCCGGCAGGGAAAGTGTTGTTCGACAATAGCGGTGCCGAGGAATTCAACAACCATAACGACCGCAGCGAGGTACGCAAGGCACGCCTCTACAATGAAGGGTTCGCCATCCGTTCGTCCAACTCGACCGGTAAACGCTATTTCTACACGGCGACGAATATCGGCGGGTATATCTACCGCTCCGCCCTCCCCTGGGACCCTTACACACAGCGCGTACTGACGATCGACAAGGATTTCATCTATTTTATGGCGTTGATGACGCTGATATTTTTCTTCGTCCTCTCCCGCTTCACGTTCAGCATCGGGCGGACGATCTCGAAGCTGCGCGACTTCGCCCTGAACGTGGAGAAAGACCGCATACCGGAGAACGAATATGTCTTTCCCAACGACGAGCTTGGAGACATATCGAAGAATATCGTCGGGCTTTACCACCGCCAGCAGAAGGCCAAGGACGAGCTTTCGATGGAACGCGAGAAGCTGATCAAGCATTTCCAGTACGCAAAAGAAGGTTTCGCCATGTTCACACCGGAAGGCAGGGAGATATTGTCCAATATCCTGTTCGTACAGTTCGCGAACCTGATTTCCGACATGCAGATACGACAGTCGGAAGACGCGGTCGACATTCCGGAACTGGAACCGATCCATCTGTTCCTCTCCAAAAACATCCCGAACACGAACCGCAAGCGGAAAGTGTTGCGCGAATCGGTCACGGTGGACAAGAACGGAAAGATTTTCCTGATCGAATGCATTCTGTTCCTCGACAACAGCTATGAGATATCTATCAACGACATCTCCCGCCAGGAAGAAGAGAGTCGGATGAAACGGCAGCTGACGCAGAACGTGGCGCACGAGCTGAAAACTCCTGTCAGCAGTATCCAGGGTTATCTCGAAACGATCATCAGCAATCCGCAGCTGCCGGACGACAAACGCCAGTTCTTCCTCGAACGCTGCTACTCGCAAAGCACGAGGCTGACGGGGCTGCTGCGCGACATTTCGGTATTGAACCGGCTGGACGAAGCTTCCGAAATGTTCGAGCTGTCGGAAGTGAACATCCAAAAACTGGTCGGCGAGATCGAGAAGGAATGTTCGAAGGAGATGGAAGAAAAGAAGATCACGACAGAGGTCGCTCTTCCGGGCAACCCTACGATCTATGGCAATTATTCGCTGCTCTACTCGATCTTCCGCAACCTCTACGACAACGCGATCGCGTATGCGGGCGAAGGCATCCATATCACGGTGAGTTGCTACAAGGAGGATCCGAAATTCTACTACTTCAGTTTCTCGGACAATGGCGTCGGCGTCTCGGAAGAACACGTGAACCGCATTTTCGAACGCTTCTACCGCGTCGACAAGGGCCGCAGCCGCAAGGTGGGCGGGACCGGTCTGGGACTCTCCATCGTCAAGAACGGCGTAAACTTCCACAAAGGACAGATCTCAGCCAAGAGCGGACTGGGCAAGGGGATGACATTCTTCTTCACACTCAAGAAAAAGATTTGA
- a CDS encoding response regulator transcription factor translates to MDMPKILVVDDEEDLCEILKFNLEIEGYEVDTAFSAEEALKMDIASYQLLLLDVMMGEISGFKMASILKKEEKTADIPIIFLTAKDTENDMLTGFNLGADDYISKPFSIRQVVARVKAVLRRTSDKEKVPENECLKYETLSLDTKRIKASVDGQEVPLTKKEFEILKLLLENKGNVFSREEILSRIWKDEVYVLDRTIDVNITRLRKKIGPYGKNIVTRLGFGYCFEN, encoded by the coding sequence ATGGATATGCCGAAGATTCTTGTAGTGGACGATGAAGAGGATTTATGCGAAATCCTCAAGTTCAATCTTGAGATAGAAGGGTATGAAGTAGACACGGCTTTCAGTGCCGAGGAAGCGTTGAAGATGGATATAGCCTCCTACCAACTGCTGCTTTTAGATGTCATGATGGGTGAAATATCCGGATTCAAGATGGCCAGCATCCTCAAGAAAGAAGAAAAGACGGCCGATATCCCCATCATCTTCCTGACAGCCAAGGACACTGAAAACGATATGCTGACAGGCTTCAACTTGGGAGCCGACGACTACATATCCAAGCCTTTCTCCATCCGTCAGGTGGTGGCACGTGTGAAAGCCGTGCTGCGCCGCACATCAGACAAGGAGAAAGTGCCGGAAAACGAATGCCTCAAATATGAAACTCTCTCACTCGACACGAAGCGCATAAAAGCCTCCGTAGACGGACAGGAAGTCCCGCTCACCAAAAAGGAATTCGAGATACTGAAACTCCTTCTTGAAAACAAAGGAAACGTGTTCTCGCGCGAGGAGATCCTTTCCCGGATATGGAAAGACGAAGTATATGTGCTCGACCGCACCATCGATGTAAACATCACCCGCCTGCGCAAAAAGATCGGGCCATACGGCAAAAACATCGTGACGCGGCTCGGCTTCGGATACTGCTTTGAAAATTAA
- a CDS encoding histidinol-phosphatase, with amino-acid sequence MQLSNYHSHCTFCDGRSTPEDFIKFAVAHGFRAYGFSSHSPLPFETFWNMSKDDMPEYLTEIERLKKKYSDRLEIYVGLEIDFLDESYNASIPYFRNLPLDYRIGSIHFLPIAQPLAEENMVCIDGPFREYQKSVDAYYDGDIRKLVAHYFSSTRRMIEAGGIDIVGHMDKIYMNGHKCEGFDLQADWYQKPFNDCLHLIAEKGLMVEVNTKNLVKKQEVYPHTDYLHRLRELDIPVMVNSDCHYPDLVNDGRAEAFELLKKAGFKSTRELIGGQWQDVAI; translated from the coding sequence ATGCAACTCAGTAACTACCATAGCCATTGTACATTCTGTGACGGTCGGAGCACGCCGGAAGACTTCATTAAATTCGCTGTTGCGCACGGGTTCCGCGCCTACGGTTTTTCATCCCATTCACCACTGCCGTTCGAAACATTCTGGAACATGTCTAAAGACGATATGCCCGAATATCTGACAGAAATAGAACGACTGAAAAAGAAATACAGTGACCGGTTGGAAATATACGTAGGACTGGAAATCGATTTCTTAGACGAGAGCTACAACGCGTCCATCCCCTACTTCCGCAATCTGCCGCTCGATTACCGTATCGGTTCCATCCACTTTCTTCCGATCGCACAGCCGCTTGCGGAAGAGAATATGGTGTGTATCGACGGTCCTTTCCGGGAGTACCAGAAGTCTGTCGACGCCTACTACGACGGAGATATCCGCAAGCTGGTCGCCCACTATTTCAGTTCCACACGGCGAATGATCGAGGCAGGCGGAATCGACATTGTCGGGCACATGGACAAGATATACATGAACGGGCACAAATGCGAAGGCTTCGACCTGCAAGCGGACTGGTATCAAAAACCATTCAACGACTGTCTGCACCTGATCGCCGAAAAGGGACTGATGGTCGAAGTCAACACGAAAAACCTCGTGAAGAAACAGGAGGTCTACCCGCATACCGACTATCTGCACCGCTTACGTGAGCTGGATATTCCGGTGATGGTAAACTCAGACTGCCACTATCCCGACCTGGTGAACGACGGACGTGCGGAAGCATTCGAACTGCTGAAAAAGGCCGGGTTCAAATCCACCCGCGAACTGATCGGCGGACAGTGGCAGGATGTGGCGATCTGA
- the kbl gene encoding glycine C-acetyltransferase, giving the protein MYGKLKDFLTQELANIKAAGLYKNERIITTPQRADIKVNAGSDVLNFCANNYLGLSDNQRLIKAAKEAMDTHGYGMSSVRFICGTQDLHKQLEAAISDYFKTEDTILYAACFDANGGLFEPLFTEEDAIISDALNHASIIDGVRLCKAKRYRYANADMADLERCLQEAQAQRHRIIATDGVFSMDGNVAPMDKICELAEKYDALVMVDESHSAGVVGPTGHGVAEQYNVYGRVDIFTGTLGKAFGGAMGGFTTGKKEIIDMLRQRSRPYLFSNSVAPAIVGASLEMFKMLKESDALHTKLMNNVSYFREKMLAAGFDIKPTQSAICAVMLYDAKLSQDFAAKMQEEGIYVTGFYYPVVPKGQARIRVQLSAGHETEHLDKAIAAFIKVGKELNVIK; this is encoded by the coding sequence ATGTACGGTAAACTGAAAGATTTCCTTACTCAGGAATTGGCAAACATCAAAGCTGCCGGATTGTATAAGAACGAGCGTATCATCACCACTCCTCAAAGAGCCGACATCAAAGTAAACGCAGGAAGCGACGTTTTGAACTTCTGCGCAAACAACTATCTGGGCCTGTCTGACAACCAACGTCTGATCAAGGCTGCCAAAGAAGCTATGGACACACACGGATACGGCATGTCATCCGTACGTTTCATCTGTGGGACACAGGATCTGCACAAACAACTGGAAGCCGCTATCTCCGACTATTTCAAAACCGAAGATACGATCCTGTACGCTGCATGTTTCGATGCCAACGGCGGTCTGTTCGAACCGTTGTTCACTGAAGAAGATGCGATCATCTCCGATGCTTTAAACCATGCCTCCATTATTGACGGCGTACGTCTTTGCAAGGCAAAACGCTACCGTTATGCCAATGCAGACATGGCCGACCTGGAACGTTGCCTGCAAGAAGCCCAGGCACAACGTCATCGCATCATCGCAACAGACGGTGTGTTCTCTATGGACGGAAACGTGGCCCCGATGGACAAAATCTGTGAACTGGCAGAAAAATACGACGCATTGGTAATGGTTGACGAATCCCACTCTGCCGGTGTAGTAGGCCCGACAGGACACGGTGTGGCTGAACAATATAATGTATACGGAAGAGTCGATATCTTCACAGGTACGTTAGGTAAAGCATTCGGTGGCGCCATGGGCGGATTCACAACCGGAAAGAAAGAAATCATCGACATGCTGCGTCAGCGCTCCCGTCCTTATCTGTTCTCTAACTCTGTCGCTCCCGCTATCGTAGGCGCCAGCCTGGAAATGTTCAAGATGCTGAAAGAAAGCGATGCTTTGCATACGAAACTGATGAACAACGTCAGCTACTTCCGTGAAAAGATGTTAGCAGCCGGTTTCGACATCAAGCCGACTCAGTCCGCAATCTGCGCCGTTATGCTGTATGATGCTAAATTATCCCAGGATTTCGCAGCCAAGATGCAGGAAGAAGGCATTTATGTTACCGGCTTCTACTACCCGGTAGTGCCGAAAGGCCAGGCCCGCATCCGCGTACAGTTGTCCGCAGGCCACGAAACGGAACATCTGGATAAAGCAATCGCTGCATTTATCAAAGTTGGAAAAGAACTGAACGTAATAAAATAA
- a CDS encoding NAD-dependent epimerase/dehydratase family protein: MKNVLVIGSTGQIGSELTMKLRGIYGGNIVAGYIPGQEPKGELLESGPSAIVDITNEQQIAETVSKYKVDTIYNLAALLSAVAEAKPQLAWKIGMGGLFNVLEVAREMHCAVFTPSSIGVFGNNTPKDKTPQDTIRNPRTMYGVTKVSGELLSDYYNIRFGVDTRSVRFPGLISYVTPPGGGTTDYAVDIYYSAAKGEKFVCPIKQGTFMDMMYMPDGLRAAIEIMEADSTKFVHRNSFNIASMSFDPEIIYNNIKKYVPDFQMEYDVDPLRQAIAESWPNSLDDTCAREEWGWKPEYDLDSMTQDMLAKLKERFNK, translated from the coding sequence ATGAAGAATGTATTAGTAATTGGTTCTACCGGTCAGATTGGATCAGAGTTAACCATGAAGTTGAGAGGTATCTACGGTGGAAACATTGTAGCAGGTTACATCCCCGGACAGGAGCCTAAAGGCGAACTGCTGGAATCAGGACCTTCTGCAATTGTCGACATTACAAACGAACAGCAGATTGCTGAGACTGTGTCCAAATATAAGGTAGATACGATTTATAACTTGGCTGCACTGCTGTCAGCCGTTGCAGAAGCAAAACCGCAGCTTGCCTGGAAAATCGGTATGGGCGGTTTGTTTAACGTATTGGAAGTTGCACGTGAAATGCATTGTGCTGTATTCACTCCGAGTTCAATCGGTGTGTTTGGCAATAACACGCCGAAAGACAAGACTCCGCAGGATACGATCCGTAACCCGCGTACTATGTACGGTGTTACGAAAGTTTCAGGCGAGTTGTTGAGTGACTACTACAACATCCGTTTCGGCGTCGACACCCGTTCCGTACGTTTTCCGGGACTTATCTCCTATGTGACACCTCCGGGTGGTGGTACGACCGACTACGCAGTTGATATCTATTATTCGGCTGCCAAAGGTGAGAAGTTTGTATGTCCGATCAAGCAGGGTACATTCATGGATATGATGTATATGCCGGACGGTCTGCGTGCAGCTATTGAAATTATGGAAGCCGATTCGACGAAGTTCGTTCATCGTAATTCTTTCAACATTGCATCCATGAGCTTTGATCCTGAAATTATCTACAACAACATCAAAAAGTATGTTCCTGACTTCCAGATGGAATATGATGTGGATCCGTTACGTCAGGCTATCGCAGAATCATGGCCTAACTCTTTGGATGACACGTGTGCCCGTGAGGAATGGGGCTGGAAACCGGAATATGATCTGGATTCCATGACTCAGGATATGTTGGCTAAATTGAAAGAACGTTTCAATAAGTAA
- the mgrA gene encoding L-glyceraldehyde 3-phosphate reductase: MEMYKANDNRYADMAYRRCGRSGLLLPVISLGLWHNFGSVDVFSNFIQIAYAAFDNGITHFDLANNYGPVYGSAEENFGRILKKGLGQYRDELVISTKAGYDMWPGPYGNWGSRKYLMASLDQSLKRMGLEYVDIFYSHRPDPQTPIEETMGALADIVRQGKALYVGISNYTAGQTEKALAVLKEHRVPCLIHQARYSMLDRRIEPDLLPLLKQEGVGMIAFSPLAQGMLTDKYLNGIPDNSRAAKSTGHLQREQVTEEKINKVRQLNDLAKQRGQTLAEMAIAWLLKDDRVTSVLVGASSVAQLIDNLKALQNTAFSAEEIQMIENILQ, encoded by the coding sequence ATGGAAATGTACAAAGCAAATGATAACCGGTATGCCGATATGGCTTATAGGCGTTGTGGGCGGAGCGGATTGCTATTGCCGGTCATCTCTCTGGGATTATGGCATAATTTCGGCAGTGTAGATGTGTTCAGTAACTTTATTCAGATTGCGTATGCCGCTTTCGACAATGGGATTACACATTTTGATCTTGCCAATAATTACGGTCCTGTGTATGGATCGGCAGAGGAAAATTTCGGCCGTATCCTGAAGAAAGGTCTGGGGCAATATCGGGATGAACTTGTTATTTCCACAAAAGCCGGATATGACATGTGGCCTGGTCCGTATGGCAACTGGGGAAGTCGCAAGTATCTGATGGCAAGCCTTGACCAGAGTTTGAAGCGGATGGGATTAGAATATGTGGATATTTTCTATTCGCATCGTCCGGACCCACAGACGCCGATCGAAGAAACGATGGGAGCATTGGCTGACATCGTCCGCCAAGGAAAAGCCCTGTATGTCGGGATATCGAATTACACTGCCGGACAGACGGAAAAAGCACTTGCCGTATTGAAAGAACATCGTGTGCCTTGCTTGATCCATCAAGCGCGTTATTCGATGCTGGATCGCAGGATCGAACCGGACTTGTTGCCTCTGTTGAAGCAGGAAGGAGTAGGGATGATCGCCTTCTCGCCATTGGCACAGGGCATGTTGACGGATAAGTATCTGAACGGTATTCCCGATAATTCGCGTGCGGCCAAATCTACAGGCCATCTTCAACGTGAACAGGTGACGGAAGAAAAAATAAATAAAGTAAGACAACTGAATGACCTTGCCAAACAACGCGGACAGACGTTAGCGGAAATGGCGATTGCCTGGCTGTTGAAAGACGACCGGGTGACGAGCGTCCTGGTGGGAGCCAGTTCGGTTGCACAGTTGATAGATAACCTGAAGGCGTTACAAAATACAGCCTTTTCAGCGGAAGAAATACAAATGATAGAAAATATATTACAGTAA